The Paracoccus sp. MC1862 genome includes a window with the following:
- a CDS encoding type III polyketide synthase: protein MTAPWTDHRLAAGGTENEVGLLGLATALPPHVLPQAEVIARARELLAPRYPQFERIVSAFVNAGIDKRHSVVPFDWFGRPHGWKARNDAYLAGAADLFREVAGRALAAAGLRSDQIDGIVTISSTGVATPTLEAVVARQMGFRADVMRVPVFGLGCAGGVSGLSIARDLAAARPGSRVLLVAVETCTLLFRMDRMDKADIIATALFGDGAAAAVLGSGPAAGSAPRLGRGVQHMWPDTLDIMGWDVDDTGLGVIFDRSIPGFATEQLGAAFAAMRPALGPAPVSRLVCHPGGAKVVTAIETALDLPEGTLDLEREVLRDAGNMSAPTVLFVLERLLARQPQGRLLLSALGPGFTLSMLPLDV from the coding sequence GTGACCGCTCCGTGGACTGACCACCGGCTGGCCGCGGGTGGAACCGAGAACGAGGTGGGGTTGCTTGGACTGGCGACGGCCCTGCCACCCCACGTCCTGCCGCAAGCCGAGGTCATCGCCCGCGCCCGCGAGCTGTTGGCCCCGCGCTATCCGCAGTTCGAGCGGATCGTCTCGGCCTTCGTGAATGCCGGCATCGACAAGCGCCATTCGGTCGTGCCCTTCGACTGGTTCGGCCGACCGCATGGCTGGAAGGCGCGCAACGACGCCTATCTTGCCGGGGCGGCCGACCTGTTCCGCGAGGTCGCTGGCCGGGCGCTGGCCGCGGCCGGTCTGCGGTCGGACCAGATCGACGGCATCGTCACCATCTCCTCGACCGGGGTCGCCACCCCGACGCTGGAAGCTGTCGTGGCGCGGCAGATGGGCTTTCGCGCCGACGTGATGCGGGTGCCGGTCTTCGGGCTGGGCTGCGCGGGGGGCGTCTCGGGGCTGTCCATCGCGCGGGACCTGGCGGCGGCCCGTCCCGGATCGCGGGTGCTGCTGGTCGCGGTGGAAACCTGCACGCTGCTGTTCCGCATGGACCGGATGGACAAGGCCGACATCATCGCCACGGCGCTTTTCGGGGATGGGGCGGCCGCGGCGGTCCTGGGCTCCGGCCCCGCAGCCGGTTCCGCGCCGCGCCTCGGGCGCGGGGTGCAGCACATGTGGCCCGACACCCTCGACATCATGGGCTGGGACGTGGACGACACGGGGCTGGGCGTGATCTTCGACCGCTCGATCCCCGGTTTCGCGACTGAGCAGCTTGGCGCGGCCTTCGCCGCCATGCGCCCGGCCCTCGGGCCTGCGCCTGTCAGCCGGCTCGTCTGTCATCCCGGTGGGGCCAAGGTCGTCACCGCCATCGAGACGGCGCTGGACCTGCCCGAGGGCACGCTGGATCTGGAACGCGAGGTGCTGCGGGACGCGGGCAACATGTCCGCGCCCACGGTGCTGTTCGTGCTGGAACGGCTGCTGGCGCGGCAGCCGCAGGGTCGGCTGCTGCTGTCGGCGCTGGGCCCGGGCTTCACCCTGTCGATGCTGCCTCTGGATGTCTGA
- a CDS encoding 3-hydroxybutyryl-CoA dehydrogenase — protein sequence MAVQSVGVIGAGQMGNGIAHVFALSGYDVLMTDISADAMANAVALIDKNLERQVGRGRISAEEKATAMARIRTTPNIEELGQTDLVIEAATEREDVKNRIFEQIVPHLKPETILTSNTSSISITRLASRTDRPERFMGFHFMNPVPVMQLVELIRGIATDEPTYRTLCAVVEKLGKIPASAEDFPAFIVNRILVPMINEAVYVLYEGVGNVRSIDQSLKLGANHPMGPLELADFIGLDTCLAIMNVLHDGLADTKYRPCPLLVKYVEAGWLGRKTRRGFYDYRGEEPVPTR from the coding sequence ATGGCGGTGCAATCGGTGGGCGTGATCGGCGCCGGGCAGATGGGCAATGGCATCGCCCATGTCTTTGCGCTTTCGGGCTACGATGTGCTGATGACCGACATCTCGGCCGATGCGATGGCCAATGCGGTGGCCCTCATCGACAAGAACCTCGAACGGCAGGTCGGCCGCGGCAGGATCTCGGCCGAGGAGAAGGCTACCGCCATGGCCCGCATCCGCACCACGCCGAATATCGAGGAACTGGGCCAGACCGACCTGGTGATCGAGGCCGCCACCGAACGCGAGGACGTCAAGAACCGGATCTTCGAGCAGATCGTCCCGCATCTGAAGCCCGAGACGATCCTGACCTCGAACACCTCGTCGATCTCGATCACCCGGCTGGCCTCCCGCACCGACCGGCCGGAACGCTTCATGGGCTTTCATTTCATGAACCCCGTTCCGGTGATGCAACTGGTCGAACTGATCCGCGGCATCGCCACCGATGAGCCGACCTATCGCACGCTCTGCGCGGTGGTCGAAAAGCTGGGCAAGATCCCCGCCAGCGCCGAGGATTTCCCCGCCTTCATCGTCAACCGCATCCTCGTGCCCATGATCAACGAGGCGGTCTATGTGCTATACGAAGGCGTCGGCAACGTCCGCTCGATCGACCAGTCGCTGAAGCTGGGCGCGAATCACCCGATGGGCCCGCTGGAGCTTGCGGACTTCATCGGGCTGGATACCTGCCTTGCGATCATGAACGTGCTGCATGACGGGCTGGCGGACACGAAATACCGCCCCTGCCCGCTGCTGGTGAAATATGTCGAGGCCGGATGGCTTGGCCGCAAGACCCGGCGCGGCTTCTACGACTATCGCGGCGAGGAGCCGGTCCCGACCCGTTGA
- a CDS encoding electron transfer flavoprotein subunit alpha/FixB family protein yields MAVLLLAEMAENGLNRDATAKAVTAVTPLGDVTVLVAGEGAQAAAREAAKIAGVAKVLVAEDAAYAHRLAEPMAALLVELAPQFSHIAAPGTTDARNVLPRAAALLDVMVIPEVSRIVDADTFERGVYTSAAIQTVKSSDPVKVLTVRIASFDAAGEGGSAPVEAAAAAADPGLSAWVEDRVAASDRPELTSAKRIVSGGRAIGSKENFALIEALADKLGAAVGASRAAVDSGYAPNDWQVGQTGKVVAPELYIAAGISGAIQHLAGMKDSKVIVAINKDEEAPIFQVADYGLVGDIFTVLPELTEKI; encoded by the coding sequence ATGGCGGTGCTGCTGCTGGCCGAGATGGCCGAGAACGGGCTGAACCGGGACGCGACGGCCAAGGCCGTGACGGCGGTGACGCCGCTTGGGGACGTGACCGTGCTGGTCGCGGGCGAGGGCGCGCAAGCGGCCGCCCGGGAGGCCGCGAAGATCGCGGGCGTGGCGAAGGTGCTGGTGGCCGAGGACGCGGCCTATGCCCACCGCCTGGCCGAGCCGATGGCGGCGCTGCTGGTGGAGCTTGCGCCGCAGTTCAGCCACATCGCCGCCCCGGGCACCACGGATGCCCGCAACGTCCTGCCGCGGGCCGCGGCGCTTCTGGACGTGATGGTGATCCCCGAGGTCAGCCGGATCGTGGACGCCGACACCTTCGAGCGCGGGGTCTACACCTCGGCCGCGATCCAGACGGTCAAGTCCTCGGACCCGGTCAAGGTGCTGACGGTGCGCATCGCCAGCTTCGACGCGGCGGGCGAGGGTGGCTCGGCCCCGGTCGAGGCCGCCGCTGCCGCCGCCGACCCAGGGCTGTCGGCCTGGGTCGAGGACCGGGTGGCGGCCTCGGACCGCCCCGAGCTCACCTCGGCCAAGCGCATCGTCTCGGGCGGGCGGGCGATCGGGTCCAAGGAGAACTTCGCCCTGATCGAGGCCCTGGCCGACAAGCTGGGCGCCGCCGTGGGCGCCTCCCGCGCGGCGGTCGATTCGGGCTATGCCCCGAACGACTGGCAGGTGGGCCAGACCGGCAAGGTGGTGGCGCCCGAGCTTTACATCGCCGCCGGCATCTCGGGCGCGATCCAGCATCTTGCGGGCATGAAGGACAGCAAGGTCATCGTCGCCATCAACAAGGACGAGGAAGCCCCCATCTTCCAGGTCGCCGACTACGGACTGGTGGGAGACATCTTCACCGTGCTGCCGGAACTGACCGAGAAGATCTGA
- a CDS encoding electron transfer flavoprotein subunit beta/FixA family protein, translating into MKVLVPVKRVIDYNVKARVRADGSGVDLSNVKMSMNPFDEIAVEEAIRLKEKGAASEIVVVSIGVKQAAETIRTALAMGADRGILVVAADDVHQDIEPLAVAKLLKAIVAEEQPRLVLMGKQAIDNDMNASGQMLAALLGWAQATQAGKLEVEGEKATVTREIDGGLQVIEVRLPAIVTADLRLNEPRYASLPNIMKAKKKELVEKTAGDYGVDVSPRLTVVRTAEPEGRKAGVKVASVDELVSKLKAAGVV; encoded by the coding sequence ATGAAGGTTCTTGTGCCTGTGAAGCGGGTGATCGACTACAACGTGAAGGCGCGGGTGCGTGCGGACGGGTCGGGGGTTGATCTGTCGAACGTGAAGATGTCGATGAACCCCTTTGACGAGATCGCGGTCGAGGAGGCGATCCGTCTGAAGGAGAAGGGGGCGGCGTCCGAGATCGTGGTGGTGTCGATCGGGGTGAAGCAGGCGGCGGAGACGATCCGCACGGCGCTGGCGATGGGCGCCGACCGCGGCATCCTGGTGGTGGCCGCGGACGACGTGCACCAGGACATCGAGCCCCTGGCGGTGGCCAAGCTGCTGAAGGCCATCGTCGCCGAGGAGCAGCCGCGACTGGTGCTGATGGGCAAGCAGGCGATCGACAACGACATGAACGCCAGCGGCCAGATGCTGGCGGCACTGCTGGGCTGGGCGCAGGCGACGCAGGCCGGCAAGCTGGAAGTCGAGGGCGAGAAGGCCACCGTCACGCGCGAGATCGACGGCGGGCTGCAGGTGATCGAGGTGCGTCTGCCCGCGATCGTGACCGCCGACCTGCGGCTCAATGAGCCGCGCTATGCGAGCCTGCCCAACATCATGAAGGCGAAGAAGAAGGAACTCGTCGAAAAGACCGCCGGTGACTACGGCGTGGACGTCTCGCCCCGGCTGACGGTGGTCAGGACCGCCGAGCCCGAGGGGCGCAAGGCGGGGGTCAAGGTGGCCTCGGTCGACGAGCTGGTGTCGAAACTCAAAGCTGCGGGGGTGGTGTGA
- a CDS encoding cob(I)yrinic acid a,c-diamide adenosyltransferase, with product MVVLNRIYTRTGDKGDTGLSDGSRVAKHDPRVEAYGTVDELNATLGLARLHAGAEMADALGVIQNELFDLGADLARPNMDRDAEAPYPVLRIVQQQVDRLEIEIDAMNAPLSALRSFILPGGSLLAAHLHLSRTVARRAERRATELAEGGDTNPAAVRYLNRLSDWLFVAARAANAGGKGDVLWVPGASRGGRPDL from the coding sequence ATGGTCGTTCTCAATCGAATCTACACCCGCACCGGCGACAAGGGCGACACCGGCCTGTCGGACGGCTCGCGCGTGGCCAAGCACGATCCGCGGGTCGAGGCCTATGGCACCGTCGATGAACTGAACGCGACCCTCGGCCTCGCCCGGCTTCATGCCGGGGCTGAGATGGCCGACGCGCTGGGCGTGATCCAGAACGAGCTGTTCGACCTCGGCGCCGATCTGGCGCGGCCGAACATGGACCGGGACGCCGAAGCGCCTTATCCGGTGCTGCGGATCGTGCAGCAGCAGGTGGACCGGCTGGAAATCGAGATCGACGCGATGAACGCGCCCCTGTCGGCGCTGCGCAGCTTCATCCTGCCTGGCGGATCGCTGCTGGCCGCGCATCTGCACCTTTCCCGCACCGTCGCCCGCAGGGCCGAACGGCGCGCGACCGAACTGGCCGAAGGCGGCGACACCAATCCCGCCGCGGTCAGGTATCTGAACCGCCTGTCCGACTGGTTGTTCGTGGCGGCACGCGCTGCGAATGCCGGCGGCAAGGGGGATGTGCTATGGGTGCCGGGTGCCTCTCGCGGGGGCAGGCCGGACCTCTGA
- a CDS encoding twin transmembrane helix small protein: MRDEPLFILAALAALAVTVILAVGIGGFARGGEFNRRHGNRMMRWRIIAQAIAVALILLYVWLRGN; the protein is encoded by the coding sequence ATGCGGGACGAGCCCCTTTTCATTCTCGCGGCGCTGGCCGCCCTGGCGGTCACGGTCATCCTTGCCGTGGGGATCGGCGGCTTCGCCCGTGGCGGAGAGTTCAACCGCAGGCATGGGAACCGGATGATGCGCTGGCGGATCATCGCCCAGGCCATCGCGGTGGCGCTGATCCTTCTTTATGTCTGGCTGCGGGGCAACTGA
- a CDS encoding SDR family NAD(P)-dependent oxidoreductase, with translation MPTVLITGCSSGIGLDAARHMASVGWTVIATCRRPEDLHARRAEGMIALPLDLGDEASVAACAEAALTHGPLDALVNNAAFALPGAVEDLPRGGLRSIFEVNLFGTHDLTRRLIPHFRERGAGRIVNVSSVLGLVGIPWRGAYVASKFALEGLTDVLRIEMSDTPIRVILIEPGPITSRIRANSIPHFERWIDWERSPRVDQYRASLLKRLYQPSGPDRFELPPSATSAVIRRALESARPRARYRVTRPTKIAAAGRRLLPTAALDWFARRS, from the coding sequence TTGCCCACCGTCCTCATCACCGGCTGCTCGTCCGGCATCGGGCTTGACGCCGCGCGCCACATGGCCAGTGTCGGCTGGACCGTCATCGCCACCTGCCGCCGCCCCGAGGACCTGCACGCCCGCCGGGCCGAGGGCATGATCGCGCTGCCGCTGGATCTCGGCGACGAGGCCAGCGTCGCCGCCTGCGCCGAAGCCGCGCTGACCCACGGCCCCCTTGACGCGCTGGTGAACAACGCGGCCTTCGCCCTGCCTGGCGCGGTCGAGGATCTGCCGCGCGGCGGCCTGCGGTCGATCTTCGAGGTCAACCTGTTCGGCACCCACGACCTGACCCGCCGCCTGATCCCGCATTTCCGCGAACGCGGCGCGGGACGCATCGTCAACGTCAGTTCCGTCCTCGGCCTTGTCGGCATCCCGTGGCGCGGGGCCTATGTCGCCAGCAAGTTCGCGCTGGAAGGCCTGACCGACGTGCTGCGGATCGAGATGTCGGACACCCCCATCCGCGTGATCCTGATCGAGCCCGGGCCGATCACCAGCCGCATACGCGCCAACTCGATCCCCCATTTCGAACGCTGGATCGACTGGGAACGCAGCCCGCGCGTCGACCAATACCGCGCCAGCCTGCTCAAGCGCCTGTATCAGCCCTCGGGGCCTGACCGCTTCGAACTGCCGCCCTCGGCCACCAGCGCCGTCATCCGGCGGGCGCTGGAAAGTGCGCGACCCCGCGCCCGCTATCGCGTGACCCGGCCCACCAAGATCGCGGCGGCGGGACGGCGGCTGCTGCCCACGGCCGCTCTGGACTGGTTCGCGCGGCGCAGCTAG
- a CDS encoding SH3 domain-containing protein gives MLPDTPIMFRLIAIALTSTFLLLAFFGTSGEQTRAQHPARVMGIMGTLVTVPPEAPDAHRHYVSRHHQPMKTAPDPGAGVLRILPFGTMVEVIDAGHGNFAQVRDPSGEIGFIHAASLSDSFPG, from the coding sequence ATGCTTCCAGATACCCCCATCATGTTCCGCCTGATCGCCATCGCCCTGACCTCGACCTTTCTTCTGCTTGCCTTTTTCGGCACCAGCGGCGAGCAGACCCGCGCCCAGCATCCGGCGCGCGTCATGGGGATCATGGGCACCCTGGTCACCGTTCCGCCCGAGGCGCCGGACGCGCACAGGCATTACGTCAGCCGCCATCACCAGCCGATGAAGACCGCGCCCGATCCCGGTGCCGGCGTGCTGCGAATCCTGCCCTTCGGCACAATGGTCGAGGTGATCGACGCGGGGCATGGCAACTTTGCCCAGGTCCGTGACCCTTCGGGAGAGATCGGGTTCATCCATGCCGCCAGCCTGTCGGACAGCTTCCCGGGCTGA
- the parC gene encoding DNA topoisomerase IV subunit A, with amino-acid sequence MTRKSDFPDAPDPDKGTISEPLSRAIGERYLTYALSTIMHRALPDARDGLKPVHRRILYAMRELRLSPTGAFRKSAKISGDVMGNYHPHGDGAIYDAMARLAQPFVMRYPLVDGQGNFGSIDGDSPAASRYTEARLTLAAEALMEGLAEDAVDFRPNYDGTLEEPVVLPAAFPNLLCNGASGIAVGMATNIPPHNLHEVVDACLHLIKSPDARDETLMAIMPGPDFPTGGVLVEDAAVLREAYRTGRGSLRLRARWVLEDLGRGTWQVVVTEIPYMVQKSKLIERLAELVLTKKIPILADVRDESAEDIRIVLEPRTRTIDPAQLMAALFRASDLEVRFGLNMNVLIDGRVPKVCSLKEVLRAFLDHRREVLLRRSAHRLEKIAARLEVLDGYIIAYLNLDRVIEIIRHEDDPKAVMMAEFGLSDAQVEAILNMRLRALRRLEEIELRAERDRLAGEREGLLALVADPARQWAKIAEQLREVRGLFGKSNPAGVRRTEITASEDVQPLDMDAMIEREPVTVILSRMGWIRAIKGHQPLDAELKFRDGDGPFMALHAETTDKLMIFGANGRFYTLPANNLPGGRGLGEPLRLMIDLPNDAAVLDMFPWREDQQFLVASKAGDGFIVNAPDILAQTRAGKQVLNGDALLVRRIEGDHLVTVGDNRKLLVFPLSELPEMARGKGVRMQKFKDGGLADAKCITLSVGLSWLDPAGRTRTEPDLTEWLAKRGTTGRMAPRGFPRDNRFN; translated from the coding sequence ATGACCAGGAAATCTGACTTCCCCGACGCCCCCGATCCCGACAAGGGCACCATCTCGGAACCGCTGAGCCGCGCCATCGGCGAGCGTTACCTGACCTATGCGCTGTCCACCATCATGCACCGGGCGCTGCCGGATGCGCGGGACGGGCTGAAGCCGGTCCACCGCCGCATCCTCTACGCAATGCGCGAGCTGCGGCTGTCGCCGACCGGCGCATTCCGCAAGTCGGCGAAGATTTCCGGCGACGTGATGGGGAACTATCACCCCCACGGCGACGGGGCGATCTATGACGCGATGGCGCGTTTGGCCCAGCCCTTCGTGATGCGCTATCCGCTGGTGGACGGGCAGGGGAACTTCGGCTCCATCGACGGCGACAGTCCCGCCGCCAGCCGCTACACCGAGGCCCGCCTGACGCTGGCCGCCGAGGCGCTGATGGAGGGGCTGGCTGAGGATGCGGTCGATTTCCGCCCCAACTACGACGGCACGCTGGAAGAACCCGTGGTCCTGCCTGCGGCCTTCCCGAACCTGCTCTGCAACGGCGCCAGCGGCATCGCCGTGGGGATGGCGACCAACATCCCGCCCCACAACCTCCATGAGGTCGTGGATGCCTGCCTGCATCTCATCAAGTCGCCGGACGCCCGCGACGAGACGCTGATGGCGATCATGCCCGGCCCGGACTTCCCTACGGGCGGCGTGCTGGTCGAGGATGCGGCGGTGCTGCGCGAGGCCTATCGCACCGGGCGCGGTTCCCTGCGCCTGCGCGCCCGCTGGGTGCTCGAGGACCTGGGCCGGGGGACGTGGCAGGTGGTCGTCACCGAAATTCCTTACATGGTGCAGAAGTCCAAGCTGATCGAACGCCTGGCCGAACTGGTGCTGACCAAGAAGATCCCGATCCTGGCCGACGTGCGCGACGAATCGGCCGAGGACATCCGCATCGTGCTGGAACCCCGCACCCGCACCATCGATCCCGCGCAGTTGATGGCCGCGCTGTTCCGGGCCAGCGACCTCGAGGTGCGTTTCGGCCTGAACATGAACGTGCTGATTGACGGGCGGGTGCCGAAGGTCTGTTCGCTGAAAGAGGTGCTGCGCGCCTTCCTCGACCACCGGCGCGAGGTGCTGCTGCGCCGCTCGGCCCACAGGCTGGAAAAGATCGCCGCCCGGCTCGAGGTGCTGGATGGCTACATCATCGCCTACCTGAACCTCGACCGGGTGATCGAGATCATCCGCCACGAGGACGACCCCAAGGCGGTGATGATGGCCGAGTTCGGGCTGTCCGACGCGCAGGTGGAAGCGATCCTGAACATGCGCCTGCGCGCCCTGCGGCGGCTTGAGGAGATCGAGCTTCGGGCCGAGCGCGACCGGCTGGCCGGCGAACGCGAGGGGCTGCTGGCTCTGGTGGCCGACCCCGCGCGGCAATGGGCGAAGATCGCCGAGCAACTGCGCGAGGTGCGCGGGCTTTTCGGCAAGTCGAACCCGGCGGGCGTGCGGCGGACCGAGATCACCGCATCCGAGGACGTGCAGCCTTTGGACATGGACGCGATGATCGAGCGCGAGCCGGTCACGGTGATCCTGTCGCGGATGGGCTGGATTCGCGCGATCAAGGGCCACCAGCCGCTGGATGCCGAACTCAAGTTCCGCGACGGTGACGGGCCCTTCATGGCGCTGCACGCCGAGACGACCGACAAGCTGATGATCTTCGGCGCGAACGGCCGCTTCTACACGCTGCCTGCCAACAACCTGCCCGGCGGGCGGGGTCTGGGGGAACCCCTGCGCCTGATGATCGACCTGCCGAACGACGCGGCCGTGCTGGACATGTTCCCTTGGCGCGAGGACCAGCAGTTCCTGGTGGCCTCGAAGGCCGGAGACGGCTTCATCGTGAACGCGCCCGATATCCTCGCGCAGACCCGCGCCGGCAAGCAGGTGCTGAACGGCGACGCGCTTCTGGTCCGCCGGATCGAGGGCGACCACCTCGTCACTGTCGGCGACAACCGCAAGTTGCTGGTCTTCCCCTTGTCCGAACTGCCCGAGATGGCCCGTGGCAAGGGCGTGCGGATGCAGAAGTTCAAGGACGGCGGCCTTGCGGATGCGAAATGCATCACCCTGTCGGTCGGGCTGTCCTGGCTTGATCCCGCGGGCCGCACC